Within the Cupriavidus malaysiensis genome, the region TGTTCGAGGCGGCCAACAAGGCGGCTTTCCTCACCGGCGGCGTCGACGGCCTGTCCGGTGTCAGCATGGGCAAGCTGTTCGGCCTGTTCGAGTTCGACCTGTTCGGCAAGACCGCCTACCTGTACAGCCTGGCAGTCACCTTCGGCTTGTTCCTGCTGCTGCGCCGGCTGACCCGGTCTCCCTTCGGGCTGTCGCTGCGCGGGCTGCGCGAAGGCGCGCGGCGCATGCCGGCGCTGGGCGTGGACGTGCCGGCGCGGCTGCGCGCCGTCTATACGCTGGCGGCGGCCATCGCAGCGGTGGCCGGCGGACTGCTGGCGCAGACCACGCAATTCGTCGGCATGGATGCGCTGGGCTTTCCGCGTTCGGCCGAATTGCTGGTGATGCTGGTGCTGGGCGGCACCGGCCGCCTCTACGGTGCCCTCGCCGGGGCGGCGCTGTTCATGATCGCGCAGGACCTGCTGGCCGGCATCAACCCGGTCTACTGGCAGTTCTGGATCGGCCTGCTGCTGATGGCGATGGTGCTGTTCGCGCGCGGCGGCCTGATGGGCGCGCTGGACGCCTGGCGCGCGCGTGCACGGGCCGGCAAGGAGCAGGCATGACGCGCGAACTGCGGACCGAAGGCCTGTCGAAGTCCTGGGGCGGCTTCCTCGCCAACAGCGAGGTCACGCTGCGCTTTCCGCCCGGCGCGCGCCATGCCCTGATCGGACCCAACGGTGCCGGCAAGACCACCTTCATCAACCTGCTGACCGGGGTGCTGGCGCCCAGTGCCGGCCGCATCTGGCTCGGCGACGAAGAGATCACGCGCCTGCCCCAGCACGCGCGCGTGCGGCGCGGCATGACGCGCACCTTCCAGATCAATACGCTGTTTCCTGGGCTGACCGTGCTCGAATCGGTGGTGCTGGCGGTCGCCGAGCGCACCGGTGCCTCGCGCATCTGGTCGCGCACGGTGGCCTCGCAGCGCGCGCTGGCGGACGAGGCGATGGCGGTGCTGGCGGCGCTGGGCCTGGAGCGCGAGGCGGACACTGTGACCCGCGCCTTGCCCTATGGCAAGCAGCGGCTGGTGGAGATCGCACTGGCGCTGGCCACGCGGCCGTCCATCCTGCTGCTGGACGAGCCGGCCGCGGGCATCCCGGCGGGAGAGAGCGCCGAGCTGTTCGCCGTCATCGACGCGCTGCCGGCCGATATCACGGTGCTGTTCATCGAGCACGACATGAACCTGGTATTCCGTTTCGCGCGCCGCATCACGGTGCTGGTCGGCGGGCGCGTGCTGACCGAGGGCACGCCGGCCGAGATCGCCGCCGATCCGCGCGTGCGCGAGGTCTACCTGGGGGAGGCGGCCCATGGCTGAACTGCTGCGCGTCGAAGGGCTGGCTGCCGGCTACGGCGAGGCCACCGTGCTGGAAGGAATCGACCTGGCATTGCAGGCCGGCGACAGCCTGGCGCTGCTGGGCCGCAATGGCGTCGGCAAGAGCACGCTGCTGGCCACGCTGATGGGCTTCACGCACCAGCGCGCGGGCACGCTGCGCTGGCGCGGCGCCGACCTGGCGCGGCTGGCCCCGCACCAGCGTGCCCGCGCCGGCCTGGGCTGGGTGCCGCAGGAACGCTGGATGTTCCCCTCGCTGAGCGTCGAGGAGCACCTGAGCGCGGTGGCGCGCCCCGGCTACTGGAGCGTGGCGCGCGTGTACGAGTTGTTCCCACGCCTGCAGGAGCGCCGCGCCAACCTGGGCCACCAGCTGTCCGGCGGCGAACAGCAGATGGTGGCGATCGCGCGCGCGCTGATGACCAACCCGGCGCTGCTGCTGCTCGACGAACCGATGGAAGGGCTGGCGCCGATCATCGTGCAGGAACTGCAGCGCGTGATCGGCCGGCTGATCGCCGGCCAGCGCGCCGGCGAGGCCGGCATGGCCGTGATCCTGGTGGAGCAGCATGCGCGCCTGGCGCTGTCGATGACGGCCCGCGGCATGGTGCTGGAGCGCGGGCGCGTGGTGCATGCCGGGACCAGCACGGAACTGCTGGCGGATGCCGGGCGGCTGGATCGCTTGCTGGGGGTGGGGTAGGGAGCAGGGCCGGCGTTGGCTGCCGTCCCTGCTGCCGTCCCGCTACTTGCCGGAGTCCTTGACTTCCGGGAACTTGTCGAACTCGACGTTCTGCAGTTCGCCGCCGACCTTTTCCACGCGGCGGATGTACACCGTCTGCACCACGTCGCGCGTGGCCGGGTCGATGTAGATCGGGCCGCGCGGGCTGGCCAGCTTCATGCCCTTGAAGGCCGCCATCATCTTGTCTGCATCGGTGCTGCCGCCGTTCCTGCGGATCGCTTCGTAGATCGCGGCCATGCCGTCATAGGCGGCGACCGCCATGAAGTTGGGGCGCCCGGCGCCGGGGTTGGTTTCGGCGAAAGCCTTCAGGAAGGCCTTGTTCTCGGGCGAGTCGTGCGCCATCGAGTAGTGGAAGGAGGTGATCACGCCCAGGGTGGCGTCGCCCATCGCCGGCAGCACGTGGTCGTCGGTCAGGTCGCCGGTGGCGATCACGCGGATGCCCGCATCGGCCAGGCCGCGCTCGCGGAAGCCCTTCATGAAGGCGACGCCCTGCTCGCCGGCCGGCAGGAACAGGAATACGGCCTCGGGGCGCGCGTCCTTGATGCGCTGGATGAAGGGGGCGAACTCGGGGTTGCGCAGCGGCACCCGGATCGATTCCACCACCTGGCCGCCGCCGCCGATGAAGTTGGTCTTGAACGCGGTCTCGGCATCGATGCCGGGCGCGTAGTCGGCCACCAGGGTGACCACCTTGCGCAGTTTGTTCTTGACCGCCCAGGCGGCCATCGGCGCCGACACCTGGGGCAGGGTCATCGAGACGCGCGTGATGTAGCTGGATTTGGTGGTGATCACCGACGATGCCGCGTTCATGATGACCATCGGCTTCCTGGCCTGGTCCGCCACCGGGGCCACCGCCAGCGCTTCGGGCGTGAGCCCGAAGCCGGCCAGGATGTCGACCTTGTCGCGCACCACCAGCTCCTGCGCCAGCCGCTTGGCCACCTCGGGCACGGGCCCGGTGGTGTCTTTCAGGATCACCGTCACCTTGCGGCCCGCCACGCTGTCGCCATGCACCTTCTGGTAGGCCTTGATGCCGCCCTCCATCTGCTTGCCGTAGTCGGCGAAGCTGCCGGAGAAGGGCGCGATCAGGCCGATCTTGACCGGTTCGGCCGCGCCGGCGGCGGCTGGCAGCAGGGCGACGGTGCTGAGCGTGGCGGCGGCCAGGACGGCGGCCGCGCGCAGCAAGGGTGCAGGCTTCATGGAATGGTCTCCTGGTGGCGCGGCTCGCATGGCCGCATCGACCTCGCAGTGTAGGGGCGGGCGCGCCACATGACAATGCCGGCCTTGCCGGGGGGACGGGCCGTGCCAGTGCGCCATGCGAAAGCCCCCGGATCGAAAGACACCCCCGATCGGCCGCGCCTCCAGGCCGTATGCTCGGCTGTGCTTTCTCTGGCGCAATGGACTAACATGCCCGGCGGGACCATCATCTGCCACGCAGCGGGAGTCAGCCATGGCCAAGCGGGAACGCAGCGCGCGCGTGCTGCAGGAAGAAGCGAGCCGGCGCATCCAGAAGGTCGACGAGATCGCCGACGAGGGCGCCAGGATCCGGGTGCCGCTGCCCCAGGCGCATCCGCGCGACGCGCGCGGGCGCAACTGGGACATCAAGGGGATCGGCAAGGGGTCGGGCCACGAGCGTGCCGTGCGCGAGGTGGTCGACCGCCTGCGCGACGAGTTCGACCTGGGCGAGGCGCCCGCCGGCTCGGCGCCGAATCCCTTCGGCGACTGAGGCGGCCGCGGGGCGCGCCGGCGCGGGGCCTCAGCCCAGCAGCGTGGCCAGGCCCAGCGTCAGCAGCAGGGCCACCACCGAGATCACGGTTTCGCAGACCGTCCAGGTCTTCAGGGTCTGCGGCACCGTCATGTTGAAGTACTCCTTGACCAGCCAGAAGCCGCCGTCGTTGACGTGCGACAGGATCAGCGAGCCGGCGCCGGTGCTCAGCACCAGCAGTTCCGGGTGGGTGCCCGGCACGCTGGCGGCGATCGGCGCGACGATGCCGGCGGCGGTGGTCATGGCGACCGTGGCCGAGCCGGTGGCGATGCGGATCAGCACCGCGACCAGCCAGCCCAGCACCAGCACCGAGACGTTGGCGCCGGTGGCCACGTCGACGATGGCGTTGGAGATGCCCGAGTCGCGCAGGATGCGGCCGAAGCCGCCGCCGGCGCCGACCACCAGCGTGATGATGGCGACCGGCGCCACGCATTCGTTGGTGAACTTGAGGATGGTATCGCGGTTGAAGCCGCGCGCGCGGCCGAAGGTGTACAGGCTGACCAGCACGGCAATCAGCAGGGCCATCACCGAATTGCCGATCAGCTTGACGAAGTCGTTGGCGAAGGTCTTGGGCGTGGTGAACAGGTCGGCCCAGCTGCCCAGCAGCATCAGGAACACCGGCAGCAGGATGGTGAAGACGGTGATGCCGAAGCCCGGCAGCTCGTGCGAGGCCTTGACGCCTTCGTCCTCTTCGGTGAACTGCGCGGCGAGCGGGTTGACCTCCGGCAGCTTGACGTAGCGGTCCATCAGCTTGGCGAACAGCGGGCCGGCGATGGCCGCGGTCGGGATGCCGACGATCAGCGCGTACAGGATGGTCCGGCCGATGTCCGCGCCGTAGGCGGTCACGGCCAGCAGCGCGGCCGGGTGCGGCGGAATCAGGCCGTGCACCACCGACAGGCCGGCCACCATCGGCAGGCCGACCAGCACCATCGAGGTGCCGGTGCGCTTGGCGACGTTGAAGGCGATCGGGATCAGCAGCACGAAGCCGACCTCGAAGAACACCGGCAGGCCGACGATGAAGGCGATGGTGACCATTGCCCAGTGCACGTTCTTTTCGCCGAAGAAATCGATCAGCGTGCGCGCGATGCGCTCGGCGCCGCCGGACTCGGCCATCATCTTGCCGAGCATGGTGCCCAGGCCCACCACCAGCGCGATGTGGCCGAGGGTGCCGCCGACGCCGGCCTCGAAGGACTTGATGATGTCGCCCATCGGCATGCCGACGGCAAAGCCGAGCAGCACCGAGACCGTCACCAGCGTGATGAAGGGATTCAGTTTGTAGCGTGCGATCAGCACGACGAGCGCGATCACGGCGATCAGCGCATAGACCAAGAGCGTGGTTCCGGTGACGGCACCCATATTGTCTCCTTGTATGGCACGGCTCCCGGCCGTGCACTTCCGCTGCGGATGCGGCCGCGCCCTGCGCGGCGCCGCGCGCCGGCATGGGCGCCGTGCGCAGGGCGCCGCCCGGCGGGGCGGCTGCGATGGAAAGCTGAAAAAAAGAAAAAGAAAAGGCTCGAATCAGGCCGTGCCGGCGCCTGCTGCAAGGCTCCCGGGCCATCCGGGGCGCCCGGCACGGCTACGCCGCTTCAGGCTGCCGGCTTCTTGTAGGCGATGCAATCGACCTCGACCTTGCAGTCCACCACCATGCTGGACTGCACGCAGGCGCGCGCCGGCGGATTGGCGCCGAAGTATTCCTTGAAGACCTTGTTGAACGAGGCGAAGTCGCGCGCGTCGTCCAGCCATACGCCGCAGCGCACCACGTGCTCCGGCCCGTAGCCGGCCTCGGCCAGGATGGCGAGCACGTTGCGGATGGCCTGGTGGGTCTGGGCCACGATGCCGCCGTCGATGACTTCGCCGTCGACCATGGGCACCTGGCCCGAGACGTAGAGCCAGCCGTCGGCCTGCGTGGCGCGCGCGAAGGGCATGTGCTGGCCGCCGGTACCGGTGCCGCCTTCGACGCCGTATCGTTTGATTTCCATGAGGACTCCTGTGAGGCTGTGTCTGAATCCGAAACTGTGTCGGGATGGAGGGTGAAAGCGGGCAGGGCGCGCGTCAGCCGCGTCAGCCGCGGGGGGCGCCGATGCTGGCGCCGCCCTCGCTGCCACGCGCGAGGAAGCGGCCGGCCCGCGTGCCGGTGGGCTGGCGCTCGTGCCAGGACAACTCGCCGTTGACCCAGACCGCGGCAATGCCTTCGGCGGGCTGCATGGGGTCGGCGAAGGTGGCCGCGTCGCGGATGGTGTCGGCGTCGAACAGCACCAGGTCGGCCCAGCAGCCTTCGCGCACCAGGCCGCGCTCGCGCAGGCCGAAGCGCTCGGCCGGCAGGCCGGTCATCTTGTTGACGGCCACTGCCAGCGGGAACAGTTCGCGGTCGCGCGCATAGTGGCCGAGCACACGCGGGAAGGCGCCCCACAGCCGGGGGTGGGGCAGCGGATCGTTGGGCAGGCCGTCGGAGCCGATCACCGTGGCGGGGTGGCTGAGGATGCGGTCGACGTCGGCGTCCTCCATGCAGTGGTAGACCGCGCCGGCCGGCCGCAGCCGGCGCGCGGTCTCGTGCAGGTCCAGTTCCCACCCGGCCGCGATCTCGGCCAGCGACTTGCCGCCCATCTCGGGGTGCGGCTCGGACCAGGTCACGGTGATGTCGAAATCGCTGGTGACCTGCTTCAGGTCGAGCGTGGAGGAACTGGCGGTGTAGGGATAGCAGTCGCACCCGACCGGCTGCCAGCGGCGTGCGGCGTCGAGCGCGTCGAGCACTTCGCCGCTGCGGCCCCAGTTGGGCACGCCGGCGCATTTCAGGTGCGAGATCACCACCGGCACGCGCGCGTGGCGGCCGATGCGGAAGGCCTCGTCCATGGCGTCGAGGATCTCGGCGAACTCGCTGCGCAGGTGGGTGGCGTAGAGCGCGCCGGCCTGCGCCAGCGGTTCGGCCAGGGCCAGCACCTCTTCGGTCGGCGCGCAGAAGGCATTGGCATAGGCCAGACCGGTGGACAGGCCCAGCGCGCCATGCTGCAGGGCGTCTTCGAGCTGGGCGCGCATGGCGGCGATCTCGGCGGCGCTGGCGGCGCGGTCGAGGCGGTCCATCTGGTTGCTGCGCAGCGCGGTGTGGCCGACCAGGGCCGCCACGTTGACGGCCGGGCGGGCGCTGGCGATGGCTCGCACGTAGCTGGCGAAATCCGGGTAGCGGAAGGCATCGGCCTCGCCGAGCAGGTTCATCGGGTCGGGCGGGTCGCCGCGCAGCGCGACCGGTGCCGCGCTGATGCCGCAGTTGCCGACGATGACCGTGGTCACGCCCTGCGACAGCTTGGGCGTCATGTCCGGCTGGCGTACCACATTGGTGTCATCGTGCGTGTGCACGTCGATGAAGCCGGGGGCGAGCACGAGGCCGTGGCCTTCCACCACGTGCGCCGCGGCATCGGGGTCGATGGCGCCGGCGGCATCGATGCGGGCGATGCGGCCGTCGCGCACGGCCACGTCGGCCAGGCGCGCCGGCGCGCCGGACCCGTCGACCAGGGTCACGTTGCGGATCAGGGTGTCGAAGGCATGCGGCATCTCAGTCTCCCAGCGGTTGCCTGCCGTCGCCGCGGGGGCCGCGGTGCGCGTCCAGCACGTACTTCAGGCGGCGCAGCCGCTCTTTGTTCGGTTCCTGCTGCAACAGCGCCAACTGGGTGGCGAGCACGTCCATCACCAGCATCATGGCGTAGCGCGAGGCGGACGGCTTGAAGATGAAGTCCGTCTCCAGCGTGCGCAGCGGCAGCAGCACGTGCGCCCGCCCCGCCAGCGGCGAGCCGAGCGCGGTCACGGCAACCAGGCGCGCGCCATACTCCAGCGCGACATCGCAGCTCGCCAGCATTTCCGGCACCTCGCCGGTGGCCGAGAAGGCCAGCACCACGTCGTCGCGGTCCAGCGTGGCCGCCACCATCTTCTGCAGCAGCGCGTCCTGGTAGCTGGCCACCGGCCGGCCCAGCCGCGCCAGGCGGTAACGCGCCTCGTCCGCCATGAAGGTGGAGCCGCCGCCCATGCCGAAAGCGTAGATCATGCGCGCCCCGAGCAACAGGCGCGCCGCCTGCTCGATGCGTTCGGCGTCCAGCAGTTTCAGGCTGGCGTCGAGCGAGGCGACCGCGTCGGCGTGGATGCGGCCCGCCAGCGTGTCCTGGGCGTCATCGGACGCCGGCGCCTGCAGGAAGCGCTGGCCCACGGCGGTGGCCTGGGCCAGGCGCAGCTTCAGGTCGCGCACGTCGCGGCAACCGATGGCCTTGGCGAAGCGGGTCACGCTGGCCTCGCTGACGCCGGCCTGGCGGGCCAGTTCGTTGATGCTGGCGGCAGCGGCGCCGCCAAGGTCGGCGAGGATGACCTGCGCCACCTTCTGCTCGGCCAGGCGCAGCGCGGGGCCGCGCTCGGCGATGCGGGTGAGGATGTCGAAGGGGGCGGTCATGGCGGGGAGGGCGGCGCTTGCCGGGCGAGGCTGGCGCCGCTTGCGTGTTACTTTATAACAAGGATGAAATATCGTAATTTCAAGGCTATGATTACGTCAATCGGAAAATTGACGGACCCGCCTGGGGCCGTGCAGAGGTGACAGTCAGCATGCGTGAAATAAAGTACCAGACGGGCATGATCGACCCGCTCA harbors:
- a CDS encoding branched-chain amino acid ABC transporter permease; protein product: MSPIDGGQETAASVGGRRGAGAAPELPDGRWHPAEAVFWLLPVAAFFLLPDYLMLGSQVLITGLFALSLDLILGYAGIVSLGHAAFFGLGAYTAGLLAAHGWGEPLSGLLAAALAGAAAGWGSSFLVVRGGDLTRLMVTLGIGLMLFEAANKAAFLTGGVDGLSGVSMGKLFGLFEFDLFGKTAYLYSLAVTFGLFLLLRRLTRSPFGLSLRGLREGARRMPALGVDVPARLRAVYTLAAAIAAVAGGLLAQTTQFVGMDALGFPRSAELLVMLVLGGTGRLYGALAGAALFMIAQDLLAGINPVYWQFWIGLLLMAMVLFARGGLMGALDAWRARARAGKEQA
- a CDS encoding ABC transporter ATP-binding protein, with product MTRELRTEGLSKSWGGFLANSEVTLRFPPGARHALIGPNGAGKTTFINLLTGVLAPSAGRIWLGDEEITRLPQHARVRRGMTRTFQINTLFPGLTVLESVVLAVAERTGASRIWSRTVASQRALADEAMAVLAALGLEREADTVTRALPYGKQRLVEIALALATRPSILLLDEPAAGIPAGESAELFAVIDALPADITVLFIEHDMNLVFRFARRITVLVGGRVLTEGTPAEIAADPRVREVYLGEAAHG
- a CDS encoding ABC transporter ATP-binding protein, yielding MAELLRVEGLAAGYGEATVLEGIDLALQAGDSLALLGRNGVGKSTLLATLMGFTHQRAGTLRWRGADLARLAPHQRARAGLGWVPQERWMFPSLSVEEHLSAVARPGYWSVARVYELFPRLQERRANLGHQLSGGEQQMVAIARALMTNPALLLLDEPMEGLAPIIVQELQRVIGRLIAGQRAGEAGMAVILVEQHARLALSMTARGMVLERGRVVHAGTSTELLADAGRLDRLLGVG
- a CDS encoding ABC transporter substrate-binding protein, whose protein sequence is MKPAPLLRAAAVLAAATLSTVALLPAAAGAAEPVKIGLIAPFSGSFADYGKQMEGGIKAYQKVHGDSVAGRKVTVILKDTTGPVPEVAKRLAQELVVRDKVDILAGFGLTPEALAVAPVADQARKPMVIMNAASSVITTKSSYITRVSMTLPQVSAPMAAWAVKNKLRKVVTLVADYAPGIDAETAFKTNFIGGGGQVVESIRVPLRNPEFAPFIQRIKDARPEAVFLFLPAGEQGVAFMKGFRERGLADAGIRVIATGDLTDDHVLPAMGDATLGVITSFHYSMAHDSPENKAFLKAFAETNPGAGRPNFMAVAAYDGMAAIYEAIRRNGGSTDADKMMAAFKGMKLASPRGPIYIDPATRDVVQTVYIRRVEKVGGELQNVEFDKFPEVKDSGK
- a CDS encoding GntP family permease, yielding MGAVTGTTLLVYALIAVIALVVLIARYKLNPFITLVTVSVLLGFAVGMPMGDIIKSFEAGVGGTLGHIALVVGLGTMLGKMMAESGGAERIARTLIDFFGEKNVHWAMVTIAFIVGLPVFFEVGFVLLIPIAFNVAKRTGTSMVLVGLPMVAGLSVVHGLIPPHPAALLAVTAYGADIGRTILYALIVGIPTAAIAGPLFAKLMDRYVKLPEVNPLAAQFTEEDEGVKASHELPGFGITVFTILLPVFLMLLGSWADLFTTPKTFANDFVKLIGNSVMALLIAVLVSLYTFGRARGFNRDTILKFTNECVAPVAIITLVVGAGGGFGRILRDSGISNAIVDVATGANVSVLVLGWLVAVLIRIATGSATVAMTTAAGIVAPIAASVPGTHPELLVLSTGAGSLILSHVNDGGFWLVKEYFNMTVPQTLKTWTVCETVISVVALLLTLGLATLLG
- a CDS encoding RidA family protein, which translates into the protein MEIKRYGVEGGTGTGGQHMPFARATQADGWLYVSGQVPMVDGEVIDGGIVAQTHQAIRNVLAILAEAGYGPEHVVRCGVWLDDARDFASFNKVFKEYFGANPPARACVQSSMVVDCKVEVDCIAYKKPAA
- a CDS encoding N-acyl-D-amino-acid deacylase family protein, whose protein sequence is MPHAFDTLIRNVTLVDGSGAPARLADVAVRDGRIARIDAAGAIDPDAAAHVVEGHGLVLAPGFIDVHTHDDTNVVRQPDMTPKLSQGVTTVIVGNCGISAAPVALRGDPPDPMNLLGEADAFRYPDFASYVRAIASARPAVNVAALVGHTALRSNQMDRLDRAASAAEIAAMRAQLEDALQHGALGLSTGLAYANAFCAPTEEVLALAEPLAQAGALYATHLRSEFAEILDAMDEAFRIGRHARVPVVISHLKCAGVPNWGRSGEVLDALDAARRWQPVGCDCYPYTASSSTLDLKQVTSDFDITVTWSEPHPEMGGKSLAEIAAGWELDLHETARRLRPAGAVYHCMEDADVDRILSHPATVIGSDGLPNDPLPHPRLWGAFPRVLGHYARDRELFPLAVAVNKMTGLPAERFGLRERGLVREGCWADLVLFDADTIRDAATFADPMQPAEGIAAVWVNGELSWHERQPTGTRAGRFLARGSEGGASIGAPRG
- a CDS encoding MurR/RpiR family transcriptional regulator, coding for MTAPFDILTRIAERGPALRLAEQKVAQVILADLGGAAAASINELARQAGVSEASVTRFAKAIGCRDVRDLKLRLAQATAVGQRFLQAPASDDAQDTLAGRIHADAVASLDASLKLLDAERIEQAARLLLGARMIYAFGMGGGSTFMADEARYRLARLGRPVASYQDALLQKMVAATLDRDDVVLAFSATGEVPEMLASCDVALEYGARLVAVTALGSPLAGRAHVLLPLRTLETDFIFKPSASRYAMMLVMDVLATQLALLQQEPNKERLRRLKYVLDAHRGPRGDGRQPLGD